The Thermotoga sp. Mc24 genome includes a window with the following:
- a CDS encoding CDP-alcohol phosphatidyltransferase family protein encodes MNLANFFSLLRAALVIPVVWFYMEGWISLSFLIFVFAAFTDYLDGFFARKKNQVTDFGKVFDQVSDKILVISTAVAMLDVLPLWYVLVVFARDTFVNGLRILAASRGNVVPARWIGKAKTVSQFVVLIAAYLFKMGFLSNALLMFFVVLSLTVTVISWITYTIDIARITKLEG; translated from the coding sequence ATGAATCTTGCGAACTTTTTTTCTTTGTTGAGAGCGGCGCTGGTAATTCCTGTTGTCTGGTTTTACATGGAAGGATGGATCTCTTTGTCGTTCCTGATTTTTGTATTTGCGGCTTTCACAGATTATCTCGATGGTTTTTTTGCGAGGAAGAAAAACCAGGTAACGGATTTTGGAAAGGTCTTCGATCAGGTTTCTGACAAGATTCTCGTGATATCCACGGCAGTGGCCATGTTGGATGTTCTTCCGTTGTGGTACGTTCTGGTTGTCTTTGCAAGAGACACCTTTGTAAACGGGCTCAGAATACTCGCAGCCAGCAGAGGAAACGTTGTGCCAGCGAGGTGGATAGGGAAGGCGAAGACTGTTTCTCAATTTGTGGTGTTGATCGCTGCGTATCTCTTCAAGATGGGCTTTTTGAGTAACGCACTTCTCATGTTTTTTGTGGTGCTCTCACTCACAGTAACGGTGATCTCCTGGATTACGTACACGATCGATATTGCAAGAATCACGAAATTGGAGGGATAG
- the thpR gene encoding RNA 2',3'-cyclic phosphodiesterase: MRTFIAIDVNEEVKKQASEIIEKLMRRGFGATWVSEENMHLTLFFLGEVDEQKISEIAEHLCRRVRGFPSFSFTVKGFGYFKRKMSPRVFWLGVENTDRLMKLYEELRNELSHHGFSFEEKFVPHITIGRVKYYPDKWEKLIEDIDFPPIEVAVDRFKIYSSTLTPTGPIYRVLYECQFEGGLIRYV; the protein is encoded by the coding sequence ATGAGGACCTTCATTGCTATCGATGTTAACGAAGAAGTCAAGAAGCAAGCTTCTGAAATCATAGAAAAACTCATGAGAAGAGGTTTTGGTGCAACGTGGGTTTCTGAAGAAAACATGCACCTCACACTTTTTTTCCTGGGGGAGGTTGACGAACAAAAAATCTCTGAAATAGCCGAACACCTCTGTAGAAGGGTGAGAGGTTTTCCTTCTTTTTCGTTCACCGTGAAGGGTTTTGGGTACTTCAAAAGGAAGATGTCTCCGCGCGTCTTCTGGCTCGGAGTGGAGAACACTGATCGCCTGATGAAACTCTACGAAGAGCTCAGAAACGAGCTGTCTCACCACGGTTTTTCGTTTGAAGAGAAGTTCGTCCCTCACATTACGATTGGAAGGGTGAAGTACTACCCGGACAAATGGGAAAAACTGATCGAAGACATCGATTTTCCACCCATCGAAGTTGCTGTGGACAGATTCAAGATTTACTCGTCCACGTTAACACCGACGGGTCCCATCTACAGAGTTCTTTACGAATGCCAGTTTGAAGGAGGATTGATCAGGTATGTCTGA
- the recA gene encoding recombinase RecA, translating into MSDEKQKKSVLEKALKRIEENFGKGSIMILGDETQVQPVEVIPTGSLAIDIATGVGGYPRGRIVEIFGQESSGKTTLALHAIAEAQKMGGVAAFIDAEHALDPVYAKNLGVDLKSLLISQPDHGEQALEIVDELVRSGVVDLIVVDSVAALVPRAEIEGAMGDMQVGLQARLMSQALRKIAGSVNKSKAVVIFTNQIRMKIGVMFGSPETTTGGLALKFYATMRMEVRRGEPIKEGKDVIGNVISVKIVKNKVAPPFKTAQTYIIYGKGIDREYELFNIAVEESMVERKGSWYYYTTLKGEEVSLGQGSSNAVQFLKDNPEIAGEIERRIREKYGLLSVEKEEQKKEEKSSDEEAS; encoded by the coding sequence ATGTCTGATGAAAAACAGAAAAAGAGTGTCCTGGAAAAAGCGTTGAAGAGAATAGAAGAGAACTTTGGAAAGGGTTCCATAATGATCCTGGGTGATGAAACCCAGGTTCAGCCTGTAGAGGTGATACCAACAGGGTCTCTCGCCATCGATATCGCAACGGGTGTTGGAGGATACCCAAGAGGAAGGATTGTGGAAATCTTTGGTCAGGAATCGAGCGGAAAAACCACCCTCGCGCTTCACGCCATAGCAGAGGCCCAGAAGATGGGAGGAGTGGCTGCTTTCATAGACGCAGAACACGCACTGGACCCTGTTTACGCGAAAAACCTTGGAGTGGATCTGAAGAGTCTTCTCATCTCTCAGCCTGATCATGGAGAGCAAGCACTCGAAATAGTGGATGAACTCGTAAGAAGTGGTGTGGTCGACCTCATAGTTGTTGATTCCGTTGCGGCTCTCGTTCCCAGAGCGGAAATAGAAGGTGCCATGGGAGACATGCAGGTGGGTCTTCAGGCGCGTCTCATGTCTCAGGCACTGAGAAAGATCGCGGGAAGTGTGAACAAATCCAAGGCGGTAGTTATATTCACAAACCAGATCAGAATGAAGATAGGCGTTATGTTTGGAAGCCCGGAAACCACGACCGGCGGACTCGCCTTGAAATTCTACGCAACCATGAGGATGGAAGTCAGGAGGGGTGAACCTATAAAGGAAGGAAAAGATGTGATAGGCAACGTGATAAGTGTAAAGATCGTGAAGAACAAGGTTGCTCCTCCGTTCAAAACCGCTCAGACGTACATCATATACGGGAAAGGGATCGATAGAGAGTACGAGCTGTTCAATATCGCTGTTGAGGAAAGCATGGTAGAAAGAAAAGGTAGCTGGTATTACTACACCACTCTCAAAGGTGAGGAAGTTTCCCTTGGGCAGGGAAGCTCGAACGCCGTTCAGTTTCTCAAAGATAACCCTGAAATAGCAGGAGAGATCGAAAGGAGAATAAGAGAAAAATATGGATTACTATCAGTGGAGAAAGAAGAACAGAAGAAGGAAGAGAAATCTTCAGACGAAGAAGCCTCTTAA
- a CDS encoding regulatory protein RecX: protein MDYYQWRKKNRRRKRNLQTKKPLNYALKLLKYRVRFEDELRERLKKQGFADEEVESTINTLKKQGYLDDEKAAYLFALDEMRLKLFGPRVVRMKLKSLGVDEEIIERAIEKALEEIDFHEELKRLKGRFKDRWELRDYLYRRGFDPSLIEEILNKIDGGEE from the coding sequence ATGGATTACTATCAGTGGAGAAAGAAGAACAGAAGAAGGAAGAGAAATCTTCAGACGAAGAAGCCTCTTAATTATGCGTTGAAGCTCCTAAAGTATCGAGTCAGATTTGAAGACGAACTTCGCGAGCGGTTGAAGAAACAGGGCTTCGCAGATGAGGAAGTGGAAAGTACCATTAATACCTTGAAGAAGCAGGGATATCTGGACGATGAAAAAGCGGCTTATCTCTTTGCACTCGACGAAATGCGGTTGAAACTCTTTGGACCGAGAGTTGTGAGGATGAAGCTCAAATCACTTGGAGTGGATGAAGAGATCATAGAAAGAGCGATCGAAAAGGCTCTGGAGGAGATCGATTTTCACGAAGAATTGAAGAGATTGAAAGGTCGATTCAAAGATCGATGGGAGTTAAGAGATTATCTCTACAGAAGAGGGTTCGATCCTTCTCTCATCGAGGAAATTCTCAATAAAATAGATGGAGGTGAAGAATGA